A window from Thermococcus sp. encodes these proteins:
- the queC gene encoding 7-cyano-7-deazaguanine synthase QueC has protein sequence MKRAVVLFSGGLDSTACLYWAKRNYDEVIMVTANYGSNEERVTNRVAEFFSKELDVPLKIVRLDFLEEFSKLRGTTLVGGETPKVTREELENFERAKETAKSVWIPARNVVLISLAASLLDALGGGDIIVGFNAEEGATFPDNTSEFVEKMNEMLKYGTMADVKVVAPLIDLDKRGIAKRLKELGAKYEYSSSCYMPKGFTRDGKPIHCGECESCVRRHRGLIDGIREDETVYAVEPRV, from the coding sequence ATGAAGCGCGCGGTGGTTTTGTTCTCGGGTGGGCTTGACAGTACCGCCTGCCTCTACTGGGCGAAGAGAAACTACGACGAGGTCATAATGGTCACCGCCAACTACGGAAGCAACGAGGAGCGCGTTACGAACAGGGTCGCGGAGTTCTTCTCGAAGGAGCTGGATGTTCCATTGAAGATAGTCCGCCTCGACTTTCTTGAGGAGTTCTCAAAGCTGAGGGGAACGACGCTCGTTGGGGGGGAGACACCGAAGGTTACTAGAGAAGAGCTTGAGAATTTTGAGAGGGCCAAAGAAACAGCAAAAAGCGTCTGGATTCCGGCGAGAAACGTCGTGCTGATAAGCTTAGCGGCTTCGCTCCTCGATGCGCTCGGCGGGGGCGATATAATAGTCGGCTTCAACGCCGAGGAGGGGGCAACTTTTCCGGACAACACTTCAGAGTTTGTCGAAAAGATGAACGAGATGCTGAAATACGGAACAATGGCAGACGTGAAGGTCGTCGCCCCGCTAATAGACCTCGACAAGAGGGGCATAGCTAAACGTTTAAAGGAGCTTGGCGCCAAGTACGAGTACTCCAGCTCCTGCTATATGCCGAAGGGCTTCACAAGGGATGGAAAGCCCATACACTGCGGCGAGTGCGAGAGCTGCGTGAGGCGGCACAGGGGACTCATCGATGGTATTAGAGAGGACGAGACGGTCTACGCTGTTGAACCAAGGGTATAG
- a CDS encoding dihydroorotate dehydrogenase produces the protein MPSLKVKLLGVDLKNPLLLASGIDDKVPEQWIRAYKEGAGGVITKSIGIEPRKGYANPTIVELPYGLINAMGLPNPGWKGFLEMVEGFTFDFPLIVSIFGGTPEEFAFLAEKLSDVADAFELNLSCPHAKGYGMEIGQKPENVYEVVRAIKDATDRPVIAKLTPNTNDITKLGLAAEKAGADAVSAINTLKAIAIDVYARRPILSNRVGGYSGPGVKPVALRAVYDLARTLEIPVIGIGGITTWWDAVEFLLAGASALQVGTAVSLRGWGVFREINEGITGYLKSEGFSSVEEIVGLALE, from the coding sequence ATGCCGTCATTAAAAGTCAAACTTCTTGGAGTTGACCTTAAGAACCCCCTTCTTCTCGCATCGGGGATAGATGACAAGGTTCCGGAGCAGTGGATTAGAGCGTATAAGGAAGGTGCGGGGGGGGTGATCACCAAATCCATCGGAATCGAGCCGAGGAAGGGTTATGCCAACCCAACGATCGTGGAGCTCCCCTATGGATTGATAAACGCGATGGGACTGCCGAACCCCGGCTGGAAGGGCTTCCTTGAGATGGTTGAAGGCTTCACCTTCGACTTCCCGCTGATCGTCTCGATTTTCGGAGGGACACCAGAGGAGTTTGCCTTTTTGGCCGAGAAGCTAAGTGACGTTGCGGACGCCTTCGAGCTCAACCTCAGCTGTCCCCATGCAAAGGGCTACGGCATGGAAATAGGCCAGAAACCGGAGAACGTCTACGAGGTGGTCAGGGCAATTAAAGACGCCACTGACAGGCCAGTGATAGCGAAGCTGACTCCGAACACGAACGACATAACGAAGCTCGGTCTTGCAGCCGAAAAAGCGGGGGCAGATGCGGTCTCCGCCATAAACACGCTGAAGGCGATAGCCATAGACGTCTACGCGAGGAGGCCGATACTGAGCAACAGGGTCGGAGGCTATTCGGGGCCCGGAGTGAAGCCCGTCGCCTTGAGGGCCGTCTACGACCTCGCGAGAACACTTGAAATCCCGGTGATAGGAATTGGGGGTATAACGACGTGGTGGGACGCGGTTGAGTTTCTCCTCGCCGGAGCCTCGGCCCTTCAGGTTGGTACAGCCGTCTCACTCCGGGGATGGGGAGTATTCCGGGAGATAAACGAGGGGATAACTGGATACCTCAAAAGCGAGGGCTTTTCGAGTGTGGAAGAGATAGTCGGCCTAGCGCTGGAGTAA
- a CDS encoding MFS transporter, with translation MKNSRWMTVILNTILLAAGFGTMHMLERFKDAVIIHYGISGSALSYQQDAYVVGLFVAFLLGGTNLFKGSFKRSVALIVSFAAVPQFIIPFVGNWWVVVALRFFQGFIVALIAVFSNQIARLFLAGRPFAKGIILSGIFWGGLYGVHLAGWLAPNSSDWGAIQRVFIISAVIMYLMLAVWWFLVEDFEIPKSTSRTSSVSVWRMPFTWVFGFTFFPALWIIFTIGSFTVKHAPFSGAQISTLLTSLEVSLGVWSIIMGYLGYRLSVKNSSNRGLFKAIVSVMSISYAVTFLGLLLVWKGFSSGDYSALLLGLAVTGIVQGTGPAFWTTAPAAYSKEVYPDASFALGLISNSANAVAPNVMFLLVSGVGTGMAIFLAVTLIGIGLLLAASRMRLPVEELGNEA, from the coding sequence ATGAAAAACAGCAGGTGGATGACCGTCATACTGAACACGATTCTTCTCGCGGCAGGATTCGGTACGATGCACATGCTGGAGAGGTTTAAAGACGCGGTTATAATTCACTACGGAATCAGCGGTTCAGCACTCAGCTACCAGCAGGACGCTTACGTTGTTGGTCTCTTTGTTGCGTTTCTGCTTGGAGGGACTAACCTCTTCAAAGGCTCGTTCAAAAGGAGCGTCGCTCTTATAGTCAGTTTCGCTGCGGTGCCCCAGTTTATAATCCCGTTCGTCGGGAACTGGTGGGTGGTGGTTGCCCTGAGGTTCTTCCAGGGGTTCATCGTGGCCCTCATCGCGGTCTTCAGCAACCAGATCGCCAGGCTCTTCCTCGCGGGGAGACCGTTTGCAAAGGGCATAATACTATCGGGAATATTCTGGGGTGGGCTCTACGGAGTTCACCTTGCGGGCTGGCTTGCACCGAACAGCTCGGACTGGGGCGCCATTCAAAGGGTATTTATTATATCAGCAGTCATCATGTACCTGATGCTCGCGGTTTGGTGGTTCCTCGTCGAGGACTTTGAAATCCCCAAGAGCACATCACGGACGAGCAGCGTAAGCGTCTGGAGGATGCCGTTCACGTGGGTTTTCGGCTTCACGTTCTTCCCCGCACTGTGGATAATATTCACCATAGGCTCGTTCACGGTTAAACACGCACCCTTCAGCGGCGCCCAGATCTCAACACTCCTGACCTCCCTTGAGGTGTCCCTTGGTGTGTGGTCGATAATCATGGGGTACCTCGGATACCGCTTATCAGTCAAGAACAGTAGCAACCGTGGTCTATTCAAGGCGATAGTCAGCGTCATGAGCATTTCGTACGCGGTAACGTTCCTGGGGCTGCTTCTTGTATGGAAGGGATTCTCCTCGGGAGATTACAGCGCACTTCTGCTCGGTTTGGCGGTAACGGGGATAGTGCAGGGTACCGGACCAGCGTTCTGGACGACCGCACCGGCGGCCTATTCCAAGGAGGTCTACCCCGACGCCAGCTTTGCACTCGGCCTCATCTCAAACTCCGCCAACGCAGTGGCACCCAACGTTATGTTCCTCCTAGTGAGCGGGGTAGGGACGGGGATGGCGATTTTCCTGGCCGTTACTCTGATTGGAATCGGGCTCCTGTTAGCCGCTTCCAGAATGAGGCTCCCGGTGGAGGAACTCGGAAATGAGGCCTAG
- a CDS encoding aminotransferase class I/II-fold pyridoxal phosphate-dependent enzyme, with translation MRYKKRKYFMAGRINLLQRSKIRELFEKARKMKNVISLGIGEPDFDTPGVIKDAAKRALDEGYTHYTPNAGIPEFREAIAEYYSDFYKIDVHPDNIIVTAGAYEGTYLAFQSLLEEGDDVIIPDPAFVCYVEDAKIAEAGIIRIPLREENGFRVDPDELVETITKRTRMLVVNYPNNPTGAVMKKQDVKALADIAEDYNLYILSDEPYEHFLYEGAKHYPMVKYAPDNTILANSFSKTFAMTGWRLGFTIAPDQIIKDMIKLHAYVIGNVASFIQIAGITALRDSRSWAGLEEMRRTYAERRKIVVKNLLNMPHITPFKPKGAFYVWAKIDPELDMSSEDFANWLLEKAGVVVIPGTAFGKQGEGWIRISYATKKDQLVEAMERMRNALSEI, from the coding sequence ATGAGATACAAAAAGCGTAAGTACTTTATGGCCGGCAGGATAAACCTGCTTCAGCGCTCAAAGATTAGGGAGCTCTTTGAAAAGGCAAGGAAGATGAAGAACGTTATTTCCCTAGGGATTGGAGAGCCCGACTTCGACACTCCGGGGGTCATAAAGGACGCCGCCAAAAGGGCCCTGGACGAAGGATACACTCATTACACCCCAAACGCGGGGATTCCGGAGTTCCGTGAGGCGATCGCGGAGTATTACAGCGATTTTTATAAGATCGACGTTCATCCAGACAACATCATCGTAACGGCGGGTGCGTACGAGGGGACGTACCTAGCGTTTCAGTCACTTCTTGAGGAAGGGGACGACGTCATAATCCCGGATCCCGCTTTCGTCTGCTACGTGGAAGACGCCAAGATAGCGGAGGCGGGGATAATTCGCATCCCCCTGAGGGAAGAGAACGGTTTCCGCGTTGACCCTGATGAGCTCGTGGAGACAATAACCAAGCGCACCAGGATGCTGGTGGTGAACTACCCCAACAACCCCACCGGAGCCGTTATGAAAAAACAGGACGTAAAGGCCCTCGCTGATATTGCGGAGGATTACAACCTCTACATACTCAGCGACGAGCCTTATGAACACTTCCTTTATGAGGGGGCCAAGCACTACCCGATGGTAAAGTACGCCCCGGATAACACGATCCTAGCCAACAGCTTCTCAAAGACGTTCGCCATGACGGGCTGGAGGCTGGGCTTTACAATAGCACCGGATCAGATAATCAAGGACATGATAAAACTTCACGCGTACGTCATTGGAAACGTTGCTTCCTTCATCCAGATAGCCGGAATAACAGCACTCAGGGACAGCCGCAGCTGGGCGGGACTTGAGGAGATGCGCAGAACCTACGCGGAGAGGAGGAAGATAGTCGTTAAAAATCTTCTTAACATGCCCCACATAACTCCATTCAAGCCCAAGGGAGCCTTCTATGTGTGGGCCAAGATTGACCCGGAGCTCGATATGAGCAGCGAAGACTTCGCAAACTGGCTCCTTGAGAAGGCCGGAGTCGTCGTTATCCCCGGTACCGCCTTCGGAAAGCAGGGGGAAGGGTGGATAAGGATAAGCTACGCGACCAAGAAGGACCAGCTTGTAGAAGCCATGGAGAGGATGAGGAACGCCCTCTCGGAGATTTGA
- the cgi121 gene encoding KEOPS complex subunit Cgi121, with translation MGSTWSNVCIVRVLVDEVGRIIPRLGGKIQVVRAPCDEVVRFAAVLTLHSFERGTNHAKTPGGELLLRLAGTLQIKDAIERVGVRRGENYLVFFGSEEECMEFMREFNLKKMPPAECRREEAKTFFENAALVEVL, from the coding sequence ATGGGAAGCACTTGGAGCAACGTATGCATAGTCAGAGTGCTGGTGGATGAGGTCGGGAGAATAATTCCACGCCTTGGTGGGAAGATACAGGTTGTAAGGGCCCCCTGCGACGAGGTGGTTAGGTTCGCGGCGGTTCTGACCCTGCACTCCTTTGAGAGGGGAACGAATCATGCGAAGACTCCAGGAGGTGAGTTGCTCCTGCGCCTTGCGGGAACACTTCAGATAAAGGATGCTATAGAGAGGGTAGGTGTGAGGAGGGGTGAGAACTACCTGGTTTTCTTTGGAAGTGAGGAGGAGTGCATGGAATTCATGAGGGAATTCAACCTGAAGAAGATGCCGCCTGCTGAATGCAGGAGAGAAGAAGCGAAAACTTTTTTTGAAAACGCGGCTCTCGTTGAAGTTTTATAG
- a CDS encoding ribbon-helix-helix domain-containing protein — MTKMRIISVQLPQGLINAMDQLVKRGAYPNRSEIIREAIRELLKRELYQLETEERSMPDYVLK; from the coding sequence ATGACCAAGATGCGTATCATCAGTGTACAGCTCCCGCAGGGACTCATAAACGCCATGGATCAGCTTGTTAAGAGGGGTGCTTACCCAAACAGGAGCGAGATAATACGGGAGGCTATTCGTGAGCTCCTAAAGAGAGAGCTCTACCAGCTGGAAACTGAAGAACGGTCAATGCCTGACTACGTGCTGAAATAA
- the ftsZ gene encoding cell division protein FtsZ, whose amino-acid sequence MVFKLLEQAGIDLNLDDEKPKAKIEGFSDENLADLIKIAIVGVGGSGNNTITRLYELGVQGAELIAMNTDAQHLARIKAHKKLLLGREITQGKGSGGDPEVGYRAAEASAHEIAETIGDVDLVFITAGMGNGTGTGAAPVIAKVIKERARHNGRFREPLVVSVVTYPFRNEGKIRIEKAKAGIKALMYYSDTVIIIENDKLLKLVPKLPINAAFRFADEIIARMVKGITETIKLPSMVNIDFADVYSVMHNGGAALIGIGESDSSNRAVDAVKNALENKMLEVEYGSGDKALVHFTTGPDVSLGEISAAMDIVYEKLGEKSEIKWGARIDEDMGKVVRAMVIMTGVKSPNILGGEHALRVGDRFKDNIITPIDAKPFKSTDKGFESSFGDIARNKKGEIPVHAKRALEGFLDLT is encoded by the coding sequence ATGGTGTTTAAGCTCTTGGAGCAGGCAGGGATTGACCTGAATCTAGACGATGAGAAACCAAAGGCAAAGATAGAGGGGTTCTCGGACGAGAACCTTGCTGATCTGATAAAAATAGCCATTGTGGGCGTTGGTGGTTCCGGGAACAACACGATAACCAGACTCTACGAACTCGGGGTTCAGGGGGCGGAGCTCATAGCTATGAACACGGACGCCCAGCATCTCGCCAGGATCAAAGCCCATAAAAAGCTCCTCCTCGGACGGGAGATCACCCAGGGGAAGGGCTCCGGGGGAGACCCTGAGGTGGGGTATCGGGCTGCCGAGGCAAGCGCTCACGAGATCGCCGAGACCATAGGGGACGTTGACTTGGTATTTATAACGGCCGGTATGGGTAATGGTACTGGTACGGGGGCTGCCCCGGTTATTGCGAAGGTTATAAAGGAGCGTGCCAGGCACAACGGTCGCTTTAGGGAACCGCTCGTCGTCAGTGTTGTAACCTATCCTTTCAGGAACGAGGGTAAGATAAGGATTGAGAAGGCCAAGGCCGGCATAAAGGCCCTCATGTACTACTCCGACACCGTCATCATAATCGAGAACGACAAGCTCCTCAAGCTCGTTCCGAAGCTCCCGATAAACGCGGCCTTCCGCTTCGCCGACGAGATAATAGCCAGGATGGTCAAGGGCATCACCGAGACCATAAAGCTCCCGTCCATGGTCAACATCGACTTCGCCGACGTTTACAGCGTTATGCACAACGGTGGTGCGGCACTCATTGGAATCGGTGAGAGTGATTCCAGTAACAGAGCGGTTGATGCGGTCAAGAACGCCCTTGAGAACAAGATGCTTGAGGTCGAGTACGGCAGCGGCGACAAGGCTCTGGTTCACTTTACAACCGGTCCGGACGTCAGTCTGGGTGAGATAAGCGCCGCTATGGACATAGTCTACGAGAAGCTCGGTGAGAAATCGGAGATAAAATGGGGTGCGAGGATAGACGAGGATATGGGCAAGGTCGTCCGCGCCATGGTCATAATGACGGGCGTTAAGTCTCCCAACATCCTGGGCGGTGAACATGCCCTGCGCGTCGGCGACAGATTTAAGGACAACATAATCACCCCCATAGACGCCAAGCCGTTTAAGAGCACCGATAAAGGATTTGAGAGCTCGTTCGGCGACATCGCTAGGAACAAGAAAGGCGAGATACCTGTCCACGCCAAGCGGGCGCTTGAAGGTTTTCTCGACCTTACCTGA
- a CDS encoding ParA family protein: MAVVISVANQKGGVGKTTLTMNLGCALASKGKRVLLVDIDPQFNLTFGLIGMEVLNYENSNVGTLMTRESEINDAIVEISNDLHLLPSHLNLSVKEIEIINAYNRERRLEKALTPVLPDYDYVLIDNPPSMGIFLVNSLTASDYVLIPLELSYFGVIGMQLMFNLMRMIREETNENLKLLGLVPNKFTRQTKVPKTRLKELKEAYPDAPILKTIPKAIALEKAQGKGMSIFEFENDGRAAKAFMKLAREVVRIAEG, translated from the coding sequence ATGGCAGTGGTAATTAGCGTAGCGAACCAGAAAGGCGGTGTTGGAAAAACCACCCTGACAATGAACCTCGGTTGTGCACTGGCCTCAAAGGGAAAACGCGTTCTCCTCGTTGACATCGACCCTCAGTTCAACCTTACCTTTGGTCTCATTGGCATGGAGGTTTTGAACTACGAGAACAGCAACGTTGGCACACTGATGACGCGTGAGAGCGAGATCAACGACGCAATAGTGGAGATCAGCAATGACCTTCATCTGCTCCCCAGCCATCTAAACCTCTCTGTTAAGGAGATAGAGATAATAAACGCGTACAACCGGGAACGGCGGCTGGAGAAGGCCCTTACTCCGGTTTTACCGGACTATGACTACGTCCTAATAGACAACCCGCCCAGCATGGGCATATTCTTGGTCAACTCCCTGACGGCATCCGATTACGTTCTCATACCCCTGGAGCTCAGCTACTTCGGCGTCATCGGGATGCAGCTCATGTTCAACCTCATGCGCATGATCCGCGAGGAAACCAACGAGAACCTGAAGCTCCTCGGCCTCGTTCCAAACAAGTTCACAAGGCAGACCAAAGTTCCAAAGACCCGTCTAAAGGAACTCAAGGAAGCGTACCCGGACGCCCCCATCTTAAAAACGATACCGAAGGCCATCGCACTTGAGAAGGCTCAGGGTAAGGGCATGAGCATATTTGAGTTTGAGAACGATGGAAGGGCTGCAAAGGCGTTTATGAAACTGGCAAGAGAGGTGGTAAGAATTGCCGAGGGATAA
- a CDS encoding CopG family transcriptional regulator has translation MPRDKLPKLFDGSVNELTKPSRLKAGDRSRSSLKSEKKQKTLYVTLDMNRKLIELYGEEGRRQSTIVEDAVNLYYYLKKALGEKKFNELLSAVGREDPEFLAEYISKLRV, from the coding sequence TTGCCGAGGGATAAACTTCCCAAGCTGTTTGATGGTTCCGTTAACGAGCTCACCAAGCCCTCCCGTTTAAAGGCGGGGGACAGGTCCCGTAGCTCCCTTAAGTCCGAGAAGAAACAGAAAACCCTCTACGTTACACTGGACATGAACCGGAAGCTCATTGAACTTTACGGGGAGGAAGGCAGGAGACAGAGTACCATAGTTGAAGACGCCGTTAATCTCTACTACTACCTCAAAAAAGCGCTCGGTGAGAAGAAATTCAACGAACTCCTGAGTGCCGTTGGAAGGGAAGATCCGGAGTTCCTAGCGGAATATATCTCAAAACTCAGGGTTTAA